The genomic region CAGAATCACCAGTCGGCAGCCCATCCGGAACAGGTGCTGCACGCATTCGAGGGTATAGTGGTACACCGTATCGAACGAACGGGTGCCGTAGGGCGTCCGGGCGTTGTCGCCGAGGTAAACGTAATCGTACTGCGGCAGTTTCCGAACGATGCTTTGCAGGACGGTCAGTCCGCCGTAGCCGGAATCGAAAACGCCAATGGGTTGTGGAGCGGGCATTCAAAAAAGTTATTTCACAAAGTTTAGCAAAGGATCGCAAAGAACCGCAAAGAAATCATTGATGAACTTTGATTCTCTTTGATAAACTTTGCAAAACAACCCCTCTTCTATCCACCGGATGCGCTACTTCCGCTTCATTGTTAAATTGCTGCTGGGTCTTGTCCTTCTACTGCTGCTGCTGATCGCCGCCAGCGTGGTGCCCATCGACGAGACGCCGTACCGGCAGACCGACTTTTACCGGCAGACCAAAGCCCGCCTCGCCGCCCTGCCCCTTCCGCCCAAACCCACCGCCCCGCTGCAGGCTGGCTGGGCCAAAGTCAACATCACACCGGCCTATACGACGCCGACCGGCGGTTACGGTGTCCGCCGCGGCAAACACTGGACCACCGTCCACGATTCGGTGTTCGTCCGGACGATGGTCTTCAGCAACGGCAGCAACACCGTCGCCGTCCTGGCGCTGGATTTGCTCATTACGCCGCCGACCGTCGCCGCTCAGCTCAAAAAACGACTGCCCGAAGTGGGCCTGACCTGGGACAATGTGTATTCCGGAGCCATTCACTCGCACAACAGCGTCGGCGGCTGGGCTCCCGGACTGGTGGGCGAACTGATTGCGGGCGATTTTGACGAAAAACTGGTCGGCAGGCTCACCGACGCCATTCTGCAATCCATCCGGCTGGCGAAGCAGCGCATGGACCCGGTCACGGTCGGTTACGACGAAGTGGACGGCACGCCGTTTATTCACAACCGCCGCGACGACAGCGGCCCGGTCGATGGTCCTATCCGGACGCTGAAATTCCGGAAAGCATCCGGCGAAACGGCTTATCTGTGTACGTTTTCGGGCCACGCCACCATCTACCGGGCTGTGGAAGGAGCCGGGCACCTGAGCCGCGACTATCCCGGTGCGCTGGTCGACCGGATCGAGCGGGCCACGGGCGGCTTTGCGGCTTTCATGGCCGGGGCCGTGGGCACCACCTCGCCGCGGGTGGAAGGCGACTCCGACGGCCGCAAGCCCGTCGCCCGTTATGCCGATTCGCTGGCGCGCCGCCTGCTGCCCCGGCTGTCCGCCATCCAGACCCGCCCCGACAGTGCGCTGGCCTTGCTGACGCTGCCCCTGTCGCTGCGCGAGCCCCACGCCCGCATTGCCGACGGCTGGCGACTCCGGCCGGGCCTTTTTCTTTCGTTTTATGGCGATTACCCGTCCGAGTTGAAAGCCCTGCGCCTCGGTCCCGCCCTACTGCTGGGTACTCCCTGCGACTTCTCAGGCGAGCTGGTTCCGGACGTACTTCCGGCGGCGCAGCAGCGCGGCCTGCATCTGATGGTTACGAGCTTCGACGGCGGGTACGTGGGCTACATCACGCCGGACCGATATTACCACGAAAAGCACTACGAAACCCGGGACATGAACTGGTTCGGGCCGGGCAACGGGGCGTATTTTACAGAAATGATGCGGGGTCTGGCGGGGAAGCTTTGACGTTGGAAATTTGTAATTGAGTGAATGAGCGATTGAGTGCAGAATTACCAGATCACTCAACCGCTCATTCACTCAATCACTCATTCCATCCCCTTAACAGTCTCCGTCGTCACCGTGGTTTTGGCGGCTTCTTTCTGTTTGGCTTCTTCCTTGGCCCGCTTGCGGAAGAAACCGCGCAGGAGGAAGTTGTGCTGCAGGGCCTCCATGTTTTCGTCCAGCTTCTGCGTGCTGCTTTCGAGGTTGCGGATGGTCGCTTTCAGGTCGCGGTTGACGGTCTCGTCGTTGAGCAGCAGCCCCACGGCGTTATCGCGGCTGTTGAGGCGGTCGGTGGCTTTGGTGATGTTGCCGGTAATCTCGGTCGCCGCCGCGGACGCCTGCCGCAGCCGGGCCGACGAGGTGCGCAGATCGTTGAAAATAACCGTATCCGACACCAGATCGTAGGCCAGCGTGCCTTTGCGGTTCAGCTTGGAGGTGTACTGGTTCAGCGAGCCGGAGAGGCGGTTGGCGTTTTCGGAGGCGGACTGCAGACTCGTCAGCGCCGCCCGGAACTGCACCGCCAGCCCGTCGTCGGTCAGAACGGCCCCGGCCATGCCTTTGCCCTTTGAGATTTTATCGACGATGTTCTTCACGTCGGTCGTCACTTTGAGCAGATTCTGGTTGTTGGCCTGAAGCGTCTCCATGATTTCATCCGAACTGAGGGCTTCGTTGGCCTGGAGGCGGTCGCCGTCCTCAACGGGTTCGGTCCGGGGAGAGCCGCCCACGATCTGCACGATCTTGTTGCCGATCAGTCCGTCGGTGCTCAGGCTGGCTTTGGCGTCCTTGCGGATGTACTGCCGGGAGCTTTCCTCGATGTTCATCATGATTTCGACCTGCGACGTGCCGTAGAACCGGATTTTGCGCACGGTGCCAATTTTTACGCCGGAAAACCAGACGTTGTTGCCCACCTGAAGGCCGCCTACGTCATCAAAAACGGAAAACACGTGAACGGTCTTGACAAACCGCTTCTGCTGGCCGCCCAGCACCACAATTCCCGTAACCAGTATAGCAATGCCGACCGCGATAAAGATGCCGACGGTAATGGCGCGTTTGTTATCTCCTGAATTCATATGCGTAACCCGGAATGGTATTCCGGAGGGTTAGTTTTTCAATTTGTAACCCGGAATGCCATTCCGGGACGTTTTCGACTTATTGCCCGGAATATCATTCCGGGTTACATCACAAAGTTGTATTCATAAAACTGTTTCACCCGCTCGTCTTCCGGGTCGTTGAACACCTCCTCGAACGTGCCCTGCCGCGCAAACTGCCCGTCGAGGAGCATGGCGATGCGGTCGCCGACGCTTTTGGCGCAGGTCAGGTCGTGGGTGATGATGATCGACGACGTCCGGTACCGTTCCTGCACCTCGTTGATGAGTCCGTTGATGTCTTCCGACGTGATGGGGTCGAGGCCGGCGGTGGGCTCATCGTACAGCATGATTTCCGGTCGCAGAATGAGCGTCCGGGCAATGCCGATGCGTTTGCGCTGCCCGCCGGAGAGTTCGGACGGCATCTGGTTGATCGTCTGCGAAAGCCCCACGCCGTCCAGCGCCTCTTCCACCGCCCGGTTGATTTCGGTCCGGCTGAGGTTCCGGACGTTGCGGATGAGCGGAAATTCAAGGTTTTCGCGCACCGTCATGCTGTCGTACAGGGCGCTGTTCTGGAACGAGAACCCGACTTTCAGCCGCAGCTGGTCCAGTTCGCGGGGCGACATGGCGGTGACTTCCTCGCCCAGCACCTTCACCGAACCGGCGTCCGGTTTCAGCAGTCCGACCAGAATTTTTATCAAAACCGACTTTCCGGTTCCGGAGCGGCCCAGCACGACGAGGTTTTCGCCCTGAAACAGGTCCAGATCGACGCCCCGCAGCACGTGCAGATCGCCAAACGAAATCCGGACGCCGCGCAGGCTGATGACGGTTTCGTCCCGATTGATAGGGGTGGATTTCTGCATCATCTTACATGGCCCGGATAGCGTTCACAATCTGCATAATCATAATTTCTTCGATGAAAATAAGAAACATCGCCGTCACCACTGCCGAGTTGGCCGCCCGGCCCACGCCTTCGGTTCCCTTTGAAGAATAATAGCCTTTGTAACTGCCGACCATGCCGATGGTGAAACCGAAAATGGTGGCTTTGATCACCGACGAATTCACGTCCAGGAACGAAATCGCGTCGAAAAATTCCTCCACGAAACTGATAAAGCTGGTGCCTTCGTTCTGGTTGATGTTCAGAAAAGCGCCCAGCAGACCCACGCCGACAAAGTACATGGCC from Tellurirhabdus rosea harbors:
- a CDS encoding MlaD family protein is translated as MNSGDNKRAITVGIFIAVGIAILVTGIVVLGGQQKRFVKTVHVFSVFDDVGGLQVGNNVWFSGVKIGTVRKIRFYGTSQVEIMMNIEESSRQYIRKDAKASLSTDGLIGNKIVQIVGGSPRTEPVEDGDRLQANEALSSDEIMETLQANNQNLLKVTTDVKNIVDKISKGKGMAGAVLTDDGLAVQFRAALTSLQSASENANRLSGSLNQYTSKLNRKGTLAYDLVSDTVIFNDLRTSSARLRQASAAATEITGNITKATDRLNSRDNAVGLLLNDETVNRDLKATIRNLESSTQKLDENMEALQHNFLLRGFFRKRAKEEAKQKEAAKTTVTTETVKGME
- a CDS encoding neutral/alkaline non-lysosomal ceramidase N-terminal domain-containing protein, with the protein product MQNNPSSIHRMRYFRFIVKLLLGLVLLLLLLIAASVVPIDETPYRQTDFYRQTKARLAALPLPPKPTAPLQAGWAKVNITPAYTTPTGGYGVRRGKHWTTVHDSVFVRTMVFSNGSNTVAVLALDLLITPPTVAAQLKKRLPEVGLTWDNVYSGAIHSHNSVGGWAPGLVGELIAGDFDEKLVGRLTDAILQSIRLAKQRMDPVTVGYDEVDGTPFIHNRRDDSGPVDGPIRTLKFRKASGETAYLCTFSGHATIYRAVEGAGHLSRDYPGALVDRIERATGGFAAFMAGAVGTTSPRVEGDSDGRKPVARYADSLARRLLPRLSAIQTRPDSALALLTLPLSLREPHARIADGWRLRPGLFLSFYGDYPSELKALRLGPALLLGTPCDFSGELVPDVLPAAQQRGLHLMVTSFDGGYVGYITPDRYYHEKHYETRDMNWFGPGNGAYFTEMMRGLAGKL
- a CDS encoding ABC transporter ATP-binding protein — translated: MMQKSTPINRDETVISLRGVRISFGDLHVLRGVDLDLFQGENLVVLGRSGTGKSVLIKILVGLLKPDAGSVKVLGEEVTAMSPRELDQLRLKVGFSFQNSALYDSMTVRENLEFPLIRNVRNLSRTEINRAVEEALDGVGLSQTINQMPSELSGGQRKRIGIARTLILRPEIMLYDEPTAGLDPITSEDINGLINEVQERYRTSSIIITHDLTCAKSVGDRIAMLLDGQFARQGTFEEVFNDPEDERVKQFYEYNFVM